DNA from Macrobrachium rosenbergii isolate ZJJX-2024 chromosome 21, ASM4041242v1, whole genome shotgun sequence:
CATTTCGTAATATCGAAGTATTTAGGCTCAGACGAACTCCCATGTGGGAAGAGACGAaatcagtttgcattgctgaaataccctctctctcaggttagctaaaactaagttcaagtgttaggaaagcaaaatttgaactctGCTTCTAGGAAAAATTACAAAGTGATTTCATCATTATCCGCCCATCCCGGGAATTTCCCCGCAGTCAGGAAAGTCCAGacagtgtttgtaaacaaaagggttcATTCAACCAGTGTCTAAAAACAGCCCGCATCAGATTAGAGTCAGACAACCTTCaatcaccgcccccccccctccccgcatGCCTACCCAAATCTTCATTCGTTGCCCGAGTAGTTGTCCCCATAACTTTGTCCATACTCAGGCCACTctcagcaaaaaatttttttcccaattcctacgggacaaatccaaattccaagtcctacgggacagaatttccaagtcctacgggacaaatccaCTTTCCAAAACCTATGAGACAAAtccaaattccacgtcctacaagatggaatttccaagtcctatgggaaaAATCCACTTTCCAAGCCCTACGGGatgaatccaatttccaagtcctatgggacaaATCCAGATTCCATGTCCTACGAgacggaatttccaagtcctacgggatgactccaatttccaagtcctacgggatgaatccaatttccaagtcctacaggacaaatccaatttccacgtCTACGAGACgaaatttccaagtcctatgggacgaacccaatttccaagtcctatgggacgaatccaatttccaagtcctaagagatgaaattcaaattccacatcctTTGTGACATCCATCCACGTCCTACGTGACGTCCTCAAACTCCACATCTTTCGTGACATCCATCCATGTCCTACGTGACATCCTCAAACTCCACGTCCTCCGTGATGTCCATCCATGTCCTACAtgatgtcctcaaattccacgtcctccgtgatgTCCATCCACATCCTACGtgatgtcctcaaattccacgtcctttgtgACATCCACCTCAAATTTCACATCCTTCGTGATGTCTATCCACATCCTACAtgacatcctcaaattccacgtccttcatGACGTCCATCCATGTCCTACGTGACGCCCTCAAATTCCGTGTCCTTcatgacgtccatccacgtcctacgtgacgtcctcaaattccacgtccttcatgacgtccatccacgtcctacgtgacgccctcaaattccacgtcctttgtgACATCCACCAATTCCATGTCCCTCTTGACGAAACAAATTCCACTTCCTCTGCGACAAAACTAATTCTAAGTCTCACAAGATGACAAACCTACTATCCCCGCAATAACCGGCTGAGGCTGTGTGAGAGATAtagtatatttcttcattttggccATTCaggtccccccccccccgtcttattaaaataaaataattccaattGCCTGGTTGCCCCCACCAAAGTTGGTTCCTGATTtctcaaaccaaattcattaACTTTAGAGGGCCCCACCAACTAAATTTGCCGAAATATCGACTGCGAGAGCCCAACACAATGAGGACTTTAAAGTTCTACATGCAGGCAGGAAAAGACTTGGAAATGTCAGGCCAAGAATTACAGGACTGGCTCCAGGGGAACCTAGACACTGCAAAGgcagagagggagatagaaaggcaagaaTGGGAGGCACAAAGAATtggccaggagaagagagaaaagatagaaaggcaagaatggcagaaagagagaattgcccaggagaagagagaggagatagaaaggcaagaatgggagaaagaaagaattgctcaggagaagagagaggaggcaaaaacccaggagaagagagaggagatagaaaggcaagagtgggagaaagaaagaattgcccaggagaagagagaagaggcagaaagaattgcccaggataaaagagaggagatggagaggaaagagagagaaatagagaggtaagaggagagagagagaatcgcccaggagaaaagagaggagaaagagagagaggaatgaaagcgacagcgcgcccatgaaCTCCAAGTGTTGGCCCAAAGGAGTGCCTCTCCCCCGCTCCTGCTGCAGGGATGAGCGCCCTCGGTCAGGCCCGTTCGTTTATGCTGAAGTGGACTGAGGcagaacccgaagtatggctcaAGTGTGCCGAAAGGGTCCTAGActgctgcaccctctcccccaCTGAACTTTCCCTTGTCCTTACAAaattccttggagggaaggcactgattgcctatCACGCCCTCCCGGTGGAGGACCAGGGAGATTGGGAGGTTGTATGCCAAGCTGTCACCAAGGCATACGAGATCACCCCCAAGCGCTGGAGGAGACGATGGAGAGGGCAGACAAGAGATGTAGGCCAGATGTGGTCAGACTGGGCGTACCACTTGGAGCGGGCGCTAGcgaaatggctcgagtccgaagggGCCACCAGCACAGCTGAGGTACTCGAAAAGTTTAAGTTAGAACACTTCCTGCGCTACACCCCACCCGCCCTGGCCACGCACGTAGAAGAAAAGGCTCCTGCGACACTGACAGAGTGTTGCAGCATAGCTGATACATGGGAGACTCACCACCTGCAGGACGGATCAATGGGGCTGAAGATCTATCCCCCACCCTTCCTTGGGGGATCTGCTTCCCCCAAGAATGGGAACTCAGGGAAAACACTAACATGCGGCCATTGTAAAAGGCTGGGGCATTCCTCAGACCAGTGCCGGCATACCTGTAGGTCCACAGCCCCCTCTCACCAACCTCCGTGGCCACCCTGCTGACTCCTGCACCTGCCCCCCTGACTGCCGTGACTGCGGGAAGCGGGGACATTACTCCTCCTCCTATAAACTCTGCCCTGGATGCAACCAGCCCAAGACAGTGGACACCGGGTGGATTGGGCTTGAGTCCGTGATGGTCACACCTTCGGATGGATCCAGTCCTCCCTGGAAGTTAGAAAACATAGTTGACACTGGGTCGGAGGTGAGCATTATCTTATGCAGTGAGATCGGCCCCGGAGCCGTCATCGGCGAGGATGAATGGATGATGATCCTCTGGGTGAATGGGGATGAAAAGGACCTCCCAACAGTCAGATTGAGGGTCACCACGAGTGACATCTCTAGAGAAAGGGAACACCTCTTCGGCTTAGCCAAAATACTAACAACCGGAAAGCCTCGTCTCCTGGGACAAGATCTGGTGCAGTGGAGGGATCCCTCGATTCCACTCCGCTGCCTGAAGCCATCCAAACACATGGGCGTCCCAAGGCCGTCTCGGAAAAGTCAGGAGGATCTGCTTTCCCCTGGCCTGTCCCTAGGATCAATCCCTTGGCTCCAGGAGCTGCCCCCAGCCTCTGAGAAGGCAGAGACCAGTCCACCATCTACCACCCTCCTTATCACCAGGGCTGCAGCTGCCTTGCACTCCCTTGCGAGGGAGAAGTTAATAGAGGTCCAAAAGGCGGATGCCTCCATATAACGCCTCCGCAGGGAAGTTGCCACCAGCGAGGATGCCCTCACTGACCTGGTGAGAGACACCTTCCTGCTGGAGGCTGATCTCTTGTACAAGGTAACCAGGGGGCCAAATGAGCTGCCCCAGGTGAGCCATAAGCTTGTGGTAGTCCCCCCAGCCCTGCAGAGAGATGTCCTGAGCTTAGCCCATGATGGCATCAGCGGGCACTTAAGTGTCGCACGAACAACTTGTGCCGTCAGAGCAAATTCCACTGGCCCGGGCTCTGGAAAAGCGTGAAACAATTCGTTGCCTCCTGCCCAACCTGTCAAGTGTCGGGAAACCCAAATGAGGTAGTACCGAAGGCTCCCCTCCGGAATATCCCCTCCGCTGGCGTCCCCTTCAGGGACGTCATCATCGATTATTTTACTCCACAGGGGAGAATGAAAAGCAAATCAGGGAACACCCATTGCCAAACCATCATAGATCACTTTATCCattatcctgaggcaattccgGTGAGGAGCGAAGGCTCGAAGAATGCGGTGAAGGCCCTAGTGAAATTCTTCTGTCGGTTCGGGTTCCCCGCCACTATCCAAACAGACCAGGGCCGACACTTCATGGTGTAAGAGTTCCGTGACGGCATGGCCAGTCATGAAATAAAACACTTTCACTCGACGCCCTACCATCCCGAGAGCCAAGGGACAATTGAAAGATTTCACCAGTCCTTATCATCGACGCTCAAGAAATTGGAACACGAGGGAGGTGGCTCGTGGGAGGACAACCTTCCGTACACCCTTTTTGCTGCTCGCCTCACTACCTCCGAAACCACAGGGTATAGCCCCTTCGAGCTACTATACGCTCACTCAACCCAGGCACCCCTCGATATACTTTATGACGCATGGGGGGACCCCACTCGCGCGGATTGGGCGGAGGAATTGCCCAGTATACAGAAGAACCTTCGGGCGGCTTGGGCGGTGGCCCAGGCCACAGAGGCAGCCACCCAAGAGAgggtgaaaataaagtttgatcaGGTAGCCCTCTCCCACCCCTTCGAGATGGGAGATCAGGTCCTAGTCTTCCGGACGGGTGCCATGAGACCCCTCAAGACCCACTTCTCAGGCTCCCACAAAATCTTGGGAAAGCGCAGGAACCTAAATTATCTTGTAGACCGCGGGAAAAGGAGGGCCAAGTGGCTACATACAAACCTCCTAAAACCCTACCAAGCCCATAGTGAGGAGGCACCTGAAGATGACCCACCAACTTTTGGGGCAGTAGTTGGCACTTCCGCCCTGACCCACGTGCCCACTACCAACTCAGAAATACTTGAGCATATAGTAGAAATTACTCCCGGTCTCGCTGCCGCCCACCGGGAGGATATCCTACAGATATTGACTCGTCACTCTCGGATCATCCGGGACACCCTGGGGTGTTCTCCAACATTCAATAAATATCAGAGAGAGCGTAAAACCCATAGCTCAGGGATGCTACTGGGTCAACCCAGATAAGGCCCGTAGGATCCAGGAGCAGGTCAAGCTCCAACTCAACCTCAGCCTTATGGAATATACCCGCAGTCCCTGGGCTTCTACAGTAGTTCTAGTACCGAAGGAGGGTGGTGGAGATCAACTTTGCATCGATTTCCAAAAATTGAATAAAGCAACGGAGTTGGAACCTTACCCACTTCCCCGGATCGAGGCTTGCTTAGATAGCCTGGGGAGTGCCCCCTATCTAAGCAAGATTGACTTGGAGAAGGGCTATTGGCAAGTCCTGCTGTCTGAGGAGTTGCGCCCTCGCACAGCATTCATAACTCCTAGCGGAGTCTATCAATGCCGGGTTAtgccattcagtttaaaaaatgctCTCAGGTGTTTCCAACGtctgatgaaagaggtactggcgGGCATAAAGAACTGTATGATATACTTGGACGACATCGTCACCTATACCAGCACCTGAGAAGAGCACTTAGAAATATTAGAGCAAATTTTAACTGCCCTGGAAAAAGCTAATTTAGTAATTAACCTAAAAAACTGCCAGTTCAGAGTTGGGGAAATTACAGACTCGGGCCATCAAGTAGGAAATGGGCGACTAGCGCCAAAAGAGGCAAATATAGAAGCCATAAGGAATATGGCCTACCTGCGAACGAAACAGGATGCCCAATGCTTCATTGGAATGGTGCAGTACTTCCGAAGATTTATTCCAAACTTCGTGGATGCTGCTGCccccatcacaaacctcttctGGGGAAAGCAGCCCTTCAGGGGCACGGAAGAGTGCAAAAGGGCATATGATAATTTGAAGGCCGTCTTAATCACCAGGCCGGTACTGCACACCCCCAACTACGAACAGCCCTTTTGCCTACCAGTAGATGCCAGCGACGTCAGCATTGGAGCAGTAATGTTCCaggagaaagagggagttagGCACCCAGTGGCATATTATACCAAGAAATCGAAATCTGCAGAAACCTGTTATAGTACCATTGAAAAGGAATTGCTAGGAATGGTAATGGCGATGAAACACTTTGAGTCATACCACGCTGATCATGCCTTCCCACTAACGGTGTATACTGATCATAACCCCTTGCGGTATCTAACTACATTTATGAATCAGAATAAACGTTTAATGCGATGGTGCCTCGATCTTCAGGACAATAACTGGAGAATCGAGCACATCAAAGGCACCGATAACAAGATAGCCGACGTCCTGTCCCAGCATCATAGCGAGTAATACCCCAGGGCCTTACTAGTGTCCAAAACTCCATCTCAGGGCAAGAAAACCCAAAGGGCTATAGCCACAAAAGGCAGGTCTGAGCCAGTACTTCTTAACACAGGGGGTGTGACCTGCCAGCCAGATG
Protein-coding regions in this window:
- the LOC136849521 gene encoding uncharacterized protein, which translates into the protein MSYVTSSNSTSSVMSIHVLHDVLKFHVLRDVHPHPTGPHQLNLPKYRLREPNTMRTLKFYMQAGKDLEMSGQELQDWLQGNLDTAKAEREIERQEWEAQRIGMSALGQARSFMLKWTEAEPEVWLKCAERVLDCCTLSPTELSLVLTKFLGGKALIAYHALPVEDQGDWEVVCQAVTKAYEITPKRWRRRWRGQTRDVGQMWSDWAYHLERALAKWLESEGATSTAEVLEKFKLEHFLRYTPPALATHVEEKAPATLTECCSIADTWETHHLQDGSMGLKIYPPPFLGGSASPKNGNSGKTLTCGHCPQPPLTNLRGHPADSCTCPPDCRDCGKRGHYSSSYKLCPGCNQPKTVDTGWIGLESVMVTPSDGSSPPWKLENIVDTGSEVSIILCSEIGPGAVIGEDEWMMILWVNGDEKDLPTVRLRVTTSDISREREHLFGLAKILTTGKPRLLGQDLVQWRDPSIPLRCLKPSKHMGVPRPSRKSQEDLLSPGLSLGSIPWLQELPPASEKAETSPPSTTLLITRAAAALHSLAREKEVATSEDALTDLVRDTFLLEADLLYKVTRGPNELPQGRMKSKSGNTHCQTIIDHFIHYPEAIPVRSEGSKNAVKALVKFFCRFGFPATIQTDQGRHFMV